Genomic DNA from Ilyobacter polytropus DSM 2926:
GTGAGATCACAGGGGAATCAGTGATATCTCCTAATGACTCACTTGTTTCAAGTCCTTCTAAAACTGTTGACTATGTGCTCGCTAATCCTCCGTTTGGGACAAAGAGCAGTATGACATTTACAAATGATGATAATAAAAAAGTTAAGGATGACCTTACTTACAACAGACAGGATTTCTGGGTAACTACGTCTAATAAGCAGCTAAACTTTATGCAACATATACATTCACTATTAAATAGCACAGGTAAAGCTGCAGTAGTAGTACCTGACAATGTGTTATTTGAAGGTGGAGCTGGTGAAACAATCAGAAAGAAGCTCCTCATGAATACAGAACTCCATACAATATTAAGGCTTCCTACAGGAATTTTCTATAAACAAGGGGTAAAGGCAAATGTACTTTTCTTTGATAATAAGCCTGCTGGAGAAGATGTAAAGACCAAGGAGATATGGTATTATGACCTTAGAACTAATAAGCACTTTACTTTAAAGAAGAGTCCATTAAGCTTTAAAGATCTGGAGGATTTTATAAAGTGT
This window encodes:
- a CDS encoding HsdM family class I SAM-dependent methyltransferase, producing the protein MKAMVECMKLEPKKTICDPACGTGGFFLAAYDYLSDNYRMNREEKEFLKKETFFGNEIVASTRRLALMNLFLHGIGEITGESVISPNDSLVSSPSKTVDYVLANPPFGTKSSMTFTNDDNKKVKDDLTYNRQDFWVTTSNKQLNFMQHIHSLLNSTGKAAVVVPDNVLFEGGAGETIRKKLLMNTELHTILRLPTGIFYKQGVKANVLFFDNKPAGEDVKTKEIWYYDLRTNKHFTLKKSPLSFKDLEDFIKCYNPENRFDRKETWSEENPEGRFKKFSYEEIAEKDKTSLDIFWIKDKSLTDLDNLPAPEVLAGDIIENIEAALESFKEINDFLED